Proteins from a genomic interval of Micromonospora sp. NBC_00389:
- a CDS encoding DinB family protein, whose protein sequence is MAEPSIDPTLGPVLARTGDERAVLESFLDFHRGVVLRKLRGLSDAEAARRMVPSVTTVAGLVKHLALVERNWFPALLAPEPGDVYLTSEQDAVLSFTLDEQDTVDGLAEAYERACARSRAVAARFDLDHVVPHPQLGEVSLRWILVHLIEETARHAGHADILRELTDGETGAF, encoded by the coding sequence ATGGCGGAGCCTTCCATCGATCCGACGCTCGGCCCGGTGCTCGCCCGCACCGGCGACGAGCGTGCCGTACTGGAATCGTTCCTCGACTTTCACCGTGGCGTGGTGCTGCGCAAGCTGCGCGGCCTGTCCGACGCCGAGGCCGCCCGCCGGATGGTGCCCTCGGTGACCACGGTCGCCGGGCTGGTCAAGCATCTGGCGTTGGTCGAGCGCAACTGGTTCCCGGCGCTGCTGGCTCCCGAGCCTGGCGACGTCTACCTGACCTCGGAGCAGGACGCGGTGCTGAGTTTCACGCTCGACGAGCAGGACACCGTCGACGGGCTCGCCGAGGCGTACGAGCGGGCCTGTGCCCGGTCCCGGGCGGTCGCCGCGCGGTTCGACCTCGATCACGTGGTGCCGCACCCGCAGCTCGGTGAGGTGTCGCTGCGCTGGATCCTGGTCCACCTGATCGAGGAGACCGCCCGGCACGCCGGGCACGCCGATATCCTGCGGGAGTTGACCGACGGCGAGACCGGCGCGTTCTGA
- a CDS encoding phosphotransferase family protein — MTERITARIGWTDLPERVRATVEEIIGDRVVEAVSQPGGYSPGTADRVRTATGRRAFVKAISPAQNPDSPVMHRAEARTAAALPVSAPTPRLLGCHDDGEWVALVFSDVDGRHPTTPWRTDELSRVLRALEAMAVALTPSPVAHVPTAAERLAWDFAGWHRIAAEPPDRLDPWVRAHLDQLRAAADQGIAALTGDTLCHVDVRADNLLVDAAGTVTVVDWPWACRGPAWLDTALLLVNVRLHGGHDTEALLRRLPLTAGVDPATITGFYAGLAGFFADGARRPPPLGIPTVRAFQQAQADALLPWLAQRLP, encoded by the coding sequence ATGACGGAGCGGATCACTGCGCGGATCGGTTGGACGGACCTGCCCGAGCGGGTCCGGGCCACGGTGGAGGAGATCATCGGTGATCGGGTGGTCGAGGCGGTGTCCCAGCCGGGCGGGTACTCGCCTGGCACCGCCGATCGGGTCCGTACCGCGACCGGGCGGCGGGCGTTCGTCAAGGCGATCAGCCCGGCGCAGAACCCGGACAGCCCGGTCATGCACCGCGCGGAGGCCCGGACCGCCGCAGCGCTGCCGGTCTCGGCGCCGACGCCCCGCCTGCTCGGCTGCCACGACGACGGCGAGTGGGTGGCGCTGGTCTTCTCCGATGTGGACGGTCGGCACCCGACCACGCCGTGGCGTACCGACGAGCTGTCCCGCGTGCTGAGGGCCCTGGAGGCGATGGCCGTCGCACTCACCCCGAGCCCGGTGGCGCACGTGCCGACCGCCGCCGAGCGGCTGGCCTGGGACTTCGCCGGCTGGCACCGGATCGCCGCCGAGCCGCCGGATCGGCTGGACCCGTGGGTTCGGGCGCACCTGGACCAACTGCGCGCCGCCGCCGACCAGGGGATCGCCGCGCTGACCGGTGACACGCTCTGCCACGTGGACGTACGGGCCGACAACCTGCTGGTCGACGCTGCCGGCACGGTCACCGTGGTCGACTGGCCGTGGGCCTGCCGAGGGCCGGCCTGGCTGGACACCGCGTTGCTGCTGGTCAACGTCCGGCTGCACGGCGGGCACGACACCGAGGCGCTGCTGCGCCGGTTGCCGCTGACCGCCGGTGTCGACCCGGCCACGATCACCGGGTTCTACGCCGGGTTGGCCGGCTTCTTCGCGGACGGCGCCCGGCGTCCACCGCCGCTCGGCATCCCCACCGTCCGCGCGTTCCAGCAGGCCCAGGCCGACGCCCTGCTTCCCTGGCTGGCCCAGCGCCTCCCCTGA
- a CDS encoding Pr6Pr family membrane protein — MSGRVLRVSAAVVVAVGLVLSVIAARDEPVELLFYFTVQVNLAYLVALLAGGDRLRTALTVYLVGTALVFVLVLANPWSGYAMVATTEARGPVSDAGNLLLHAVAPPLAAAEWLARRPRAALRPVYAVSLLGYPLVWLTVILVRGALGGDEDRYLYPFLDVPRLGYPTVVLNALLFALTLLLIALTAVHLTRPPPPPSPSPVPPADPTPR, encoded by the coding sequence GTGTCCGGCCGGGTCCTGCGGGTGAGCGCCGCCGTGGTGGTCGCCGTCGGGCTGGTGCTCTCCGTGATCGCCGCGCGCGACGAGCCCGTCGAGCTGCTGTTCTACTTCACCGTGCAGGTCAACCTGGCCTACCTGGTGGCGCTGCTGGCCGGCGGCGACCGGCTGCGTACCGCGCTCACGGTCTACCTGGTCGGCACCGCGCTGGTCTTCGTGCTGGTGCTGGCCAACCCGTGGAGCGGCTACGCCATGGTGGCGACCACCGAAGCCCGGGGGCCGGTCTCGGATGCCGGCAACCTGCTGCTGCACGCGGTGGCGCCGCCGCTGGCCGCCGCGGAGTGGCTCGCCCGCCGTCCCCGAGCGGCCCTGCGCCCGGTGTACGCGGTCAGCCTGCTCGGCTATCCGTTGGTGTGGCTGACGGTGATCCTGGTCCGTGGCGCCCTCGGCGGGGACGAGGACCGCTACCTCTACCCGTTCCTCGACGTGCCCCGACTCGGCTACCCCACGGTCGTCCTCAACGCCCTGCTCTTCGCCCTGACCCTGCTCCTGATCGCCCTGACCGCCGTCCACCTGACCCGCCCTCCTCCTCCCCCCTCCCCTTCCCCCGTACCCCCGGCCGATCCCACCCCTCGGTGA
- a CDS encoding HAD-IA family hydrolase, whose amino-acid sequence MDLSGIDAVLFDMDGTLVDSDAAVERAWRTWAAEYGVAPAAALAIAHGRPADQTIRRLLPSLDDVAVAAAAARQLALQYDDLSDVTATPGAHDLLVALARLELPWAVVTSADARLAEARLGAAGIVAPVLVTVEDVSVGKPDPQGYLRAAELLDVPAARCLVVEDAEVGLRAGRAAGAMTAALKGLDGDLRLDDLAQLAHRLESAPATP is encoded by the coding sequence TCCGGCATCGACGCGGTGCTGTTCGACATGGATGGCACCCTGGTCGACTCCGACGCCGCTGTCGAGCGGGCCTGGCGTACCTGGGCGGCCGAGTACGGCGTCGCCCCTGCGGCGGCGCTGGCGATCGCGCACGGCAGACCCGCCGACCAGACCATTCGCCGGCTACTGCCCTCGCTCGACGACGTCGCGGTCGCAGCGGCGGCGGCGCGGCAGTTGGCGTTGCAGTACGACGACCTGTCCGACGTGACGGCGACCCCCGGTGCCCACGACCTGCTGGTGGCACTTGCCCGGTTGGAGTTGCCGTGGGCGGTGGTGACCAGCGCCGACGCCCGGCTGGCCGAGGCCCGACTCGGCGCGGCCGGCATCGTTGCGCCCGTGCTGGTCACGGTGGAGGACGTCAGCGTGGGCAAGCCGGATCCGCAGGGCTACCTGCGGGCCGCCGAGCTGCTCGACGTGCCCGCGGCGCGATGCCTGGTCGTCGAGGACGCCGAGGTGGGACTGCGGGCAGGGCGCGCGGCCGGAGCGATGACCGCGGCGTTGAAGGGCCTCGACGGCGATCTGCGCCTCGACGACCTGGCGCAACTGGCACACCGGCTGGAGTCGGCCCCGGCGACACCCTGA
- a CDS encoding glycosyltransferase codes for MRIAHVSDSHLANPEGVATSVGTTVALLRAAGHQVVLHCPGPLSQRRRREGEVPSLPVPTRPYRLAPPRPPDVPVDVVHVHTTGPLGIAGLRWAAGRGVPAVLTWHTDLVAYAAHYPEVPIGAAYAGLRLGLRWRARDLWALARPGPARQARLAALGRCLLAHTSVLIAPSAKTAALMAPMAGRTPIVVLPTPVAAPGADADDRRRLRARLGIAADAPVLLAVGRATPEKDPELLLGAFALVRRELPAARLVLLGAGRHRLAVRRTARRLGVADALHLLRPVPRDRVGAHYRAADVLAFPSRTDTQGLVLSEAEAYGLPVAMVDAALAERPGTGTTRPVAEPTAAAFGALLTRLLTERELRAAVVRDGRAAVAAWSGPRYLAELTALYATLPPVTAADATTTGPPGPAPAGAAIPEARRGDAGTRPARTSP; via the coding sequence GTGCGGATCGCCCACGTCAGCGACAGCCATCTCGCCAACCCGGAGGGTGTGGCCACCTCGGTCGGCACGACCGTGGCGCTGCTGCGCGCCGCCGGCCACCAGGTCGTCCTGCACTGCCCCGGCCCGCTGTCCCAGCGGCGCCGCCGGGAGGGTGAGGTGCCGTCGCTGCCGGTGCCGACCCGGCCGTACCGACTGGCGCCGCCCAGGCCACCGGACGTGCCGGTCGACGTGGTGCACGTGCACACCACCGGCCCGCTCGGCATCGCCGGGCTGCGCTGGGCCGCCGGGCGGGGCGTACCCGCCGTGCTCACCTGGCACACCGATCTGGTGGCGTACGCGGCGCACTATCCCGAGGTGCCGATCGGCGCCGCGTACGCCGGCCTGCGGCTGGGCCTGCGCTGGCGGGCTCGGGACCTGTGGGCGCTGGCCCGCCCCGGGCCGGCCCGACAGGCCCGGCTGGCCGCGCTCGGGCGGTGCCTGCTGGCGCACACCAGCGTGCTGATCGCCCCGTCGGCGAAGACCGCGGCGCTGATGGCCCCGATGGCCGGCCGTACCCCGATCGTGGTGCTGCCGACCCCGGTCGCCGCGCCGGGCGCCGACGCCGACGACCGGCGGCGGCTGCGGGCCCGGCTGGGCATCGCGGCGGATGCGCCCGTGCTGCTCGCGGTGGGCCGTGCCACCCCGGAGAAGGACCCGGAGCTGCTGCTGGGCGCGTTCGCCCTGGTCCGCCGCGAGCTGCCGGCGGCGCGGCTGGTGCTGCTCGGGGCGGGGCGGCACCGGCTCGCGGTCCGCCGGACGGCCCGCCGGCTCGGCGTGGCCGACGCACTGCACCTGCTGCGCCCGGTGCCGCGCGACCGGGTCGGCGCGCACTACCGGGCGGCGGACGTGCTGGCGTTCCCCTCCCGCACCGACACCCAGGGCCTGGTGCTCAGCGAGGCCGAGGCGTACGGACTGCCGGTGGCCATGGTGGACGCCGCGCTGGCCGAGCGGCCCGGTACCGGCACCACGCGGCCGGTCGCCGAGCCCACCGCGGCGGCGTTCGGGGCGTTGCTGACCCGGCTGCTGACCGAGCGGGAGCTGCGGGCGGCGGTGGTCCGGGACGGCCGGGCGGCGGTGGCGGCCTGGTCCGGGCCGCGCTACCTGGCCGAGCTGACCGCGTTGTACGCGACGCTGCCGCCCGTCACCGCAGCGGACGCGACGACAACCGGCCCACCTGGGCCAGCACCAGCGGGAGCTGCCATCCCCGAGGCGCGGCGAGGTGACGCGGGGACCAGACCGGCGCGAACTTCGCCTTGA
- a CDS encoding phosphatidylglycerol lysyltransferase domain-containing protein, which translates to MRAILAADTDREPDSALALLGDKRFHFSPSGASFLMYGVCGRSWIAFGPPVGSTAERYELLADFFVTARRAGRRPAVYHVGDPLLPELRRLGLAVHPVGESASVPLADFALTGPERGALRRNWRRLARRDDLSFAVLPGAGLLDELRPVSDAWLAGRPDMSFSLGGFVPDYLAELPVAVLRQRARVVAFAALLPTPHRWGVDLLRYHPDAPPTAMDHLLVEVLHAARDRGLASVELGLAPLSGLTGADPLCRLGRAVYAYGERWYRFRGLRRFKAKFAPVWSPRHLAAPRGWQLPLVLAQVGRLSSRPLR; encoded by the coding sequence GTGCGGGCGATCCTGGCCGCCGACACCGACCGGGAGCCGGACTCGGCGCTCGCGCTGCTTGGCGACAAGCGGTTCCACTTCTCGCCGTCCGGGGCCAGCTTCCTGATGTACGGGGTGTGCGGCCGTTCGTGGATCGCGTTCGGCCCACCGGTCGGGTCGACCGCCGAGCGGTACGAACTGCTGGCCGACTTCTTCGTTACGGCCCGGAGGGCGGGCCGGCGCCCGGCGGTGTACCACGTCGGCGACCCGCTCCTGCCCGAGCTGCGCCGGCTGGGTCTCGCCGTGCACCCGGTGGGGGAGTCGGCGAGCGTGCCGCTGGCCGACTTCGCCCTGACCGGGCCGGAGCGTGGGGCGCTGCGCCGCAACTGGCGGCGGCTGGCCCGCCGCGACGACCTGTCGTTCGCCGTGCTGCCCGGCGCCGGCCTGCTCGACGAACTGCGCCCGGTCTCCGATGCCTGGCTGGCCGGGCGGCCGGACATGTCGTTCTCACTCGGCGGGTTCGTCCCCGACTACCTGGCCGAACTACCGGTCGCGGTGCTGCGGCAGCGGGCGCGGGTGGTGGCCTTCGCCGCGCTGTTGCCGACGCCGCACAGGTGGGGCGTGGACCTGCTGCGGTACCACCCGGACGCGCCACCCACGGCGATGGACCACCTCCTCGTCGAGGTCCTGCACGCGGCCCGGGACCGGGGCCTGGCCAGTGTCGAGCTGGGGTTGGCCCCGCTGTCCGGGCTGACCGGCGCGGACCCGCTGTGCCGGCTGGGCCGGGCGGTGTACGCGTACGGCGAGCGCTGGTACCGCTTCCGCGGGCTGCGCCGGTTCAAGGCGAAGTTCGCGCCGGTCTGGTCCCCGCGTCACCTCGCCGCGCCTCGGGGATGGCAGCTCCCGCTGGTGCTGGCCCAGGTGGGCCGGTTGTCGTCGCGTCCGCTGCGGTGA
- a CDS encoding polysaccharide pyruvyl transferase family protein, with the protein MTHGAGLTIGVLGSYGGRNLGDEAILTGLLTDLREQEPNARIIVFSRHPEHTRAAHPDVEAVPWEGVSRTDSALVLAQLDLLILGGGGILYDREARRYLRVVRVAQERGLPLITYAVGVGPLSDGVDTGMVRETLSSAVQLTVRDQESRMVLEEAGLLNPITVTADPAFLLQPEDFPPHLLAEEGVPAGKRLVGISVREPGRAAERLDVDGYHRLLAQIGDFLVHRIDAYVLFVPMERDDIRHAHGVLSHMVAADRGRILHGTYSPEQVLGLMRHFDLAVGMRLHFLIFAAMVGTPFLPLPYAGKVFDLAQRLGVPALRGVEREVEGPLLAEVDQLWDEREERAEATARRVAEVCELARGTSEVTRGVLDSLRSHTLTRA; encoded by the coding sequence ATGACGCACGGCGCCGGACTGACCATCGGTGTGCTCGGCTCGTACGGTGGCCGAAACCTCGGCGACGAGGCGATCCTCACCGGCCTGCTCACCGATCTGCGCGAGCAGGAGCCGAATGCCCGGATCATCGTCTTCTCCCGCCACCCGGAGCACACCCGGGCCGCCCACCCCGACGTGGAGGCGGTGCCGTGGGAGGGCGTCAGCCGCACCGACTCCGCCCTGGTCCTGGCCCAGCTCGACCTGCTCATCCTGGGCGGTGGCGGAATCCTCTACGACCGGGAGGCCCGCCGCTACCTTCGGGTGGTCCGGGTCGCCCAGGAGCGCGGCCTGCCCCTGATCACGTACGCGGTGGGGGTCGGGCCGCTCAGCGACGGGGTGGACACCGGCATGGTCCGCGAAACGCTCTCCAGCGCGGTCCAGTTGACCGTTCGCGACCAGGAGTCCCGGATGGTGCTGGAGGAGGCCGGGCTGCTCAACCCGATCACGGTCACCGCCGACCCGGCGTTCCTGTTGCAGCCGGAGGACTTTCCGCCCCACCTGCTGGCCGAGGAGGGGGTGCCGGCCGGTAAGCGGCTGGTCGGGATCAGCGTGCGGGAGCCGGGACGGGCCGCCGAACGCCTCGACGTGGACGGCTACCACCGGCTGCTGGCCCAGATCGGTGACTTCCTGGTGCACCGGATCGACGCGTACGTGCTGTTCGTGCCGATGGAACGCGACGACATCCGGCACGCCCACGGGGTGCTGTCGCACATGGTCGCCGCCGACCGGGGACGGATCCTGCACGGCACCTACTCACCCGAGCAGGTGCTCGGGTTGATGCGCCACTTCGACCTGGCCGTCGGCATGCGCCTGCACTTCCTGATCTTCGCGGCGATGGTCGGCACACCGTTCCTGCCGCTGCCGTACGCCGGCAAGGTGTTCGACCTGGCCCAGCGGCTCGGCGTGCCGGCGCTGCGTGGCGTGGAGCGGGAGGTCGAGGGGCCGCTGCTGGCTGAGGTCGACCAGCTCTGGGACGAACGGGAGGAGCGCGCCGAGGCCACCGCCCGACGGGTGGCCGAGGTCTGCGAGCTGGCCCGGGGCACCTCCGAGGTCACCCGCGGTGTGCTGGACAGCCTGCGCAGCCACACCCTCACCCGGGCCTGA